The sequence CAACTTTACTCAAATAATTGATGGCAAAAAAATCACTTTAGAAAAAGGTGAATTGATATTTTTAAATCAATACATAACCCATGAGATAGTGAAGTCCGGGGAAGAGGATATAATTATAAATTTTATAGTAAGACCAGAATTTTTTGATTATATAATATCTTTATTAGATAAAGAAAATATAATCAGTAAATTTCTTTTGACTACACTATATACAGATTATAATGAGGGTGAATATTTATATTTTAAGGTATCTCAAAGAAAGGATATTCAAATTTTACTTGAAAAAATAATCATGGAAATATACGAACCATCAATAATGAGTAAGGCTACTATAAAATTATTAGTTGGACTTTTGCTTGTGGAACTTATAAAGAATTCCCAGGATATAGAGATATATTCGGTAGATAATTATGAAAAGATGATGATAATTCAAACTCTTAAATATATTGATGAATTTTATAACAAAGCAACTCTTGTTGAATTGTCTGAGAAGCTTAAACAGCCAGACTATAAACTTAGTAAGCTTATAAAAAAACATACAGGGATGACTTTCAAAGAACTGTTGCAGGAAAGAAAGTTGAGTAGAGCAGTGGAACTTATAAAATCAACTAATTATTC comes from Clostridium sp. TW13 and encodes:
- a CDS encoding AraC family transcriptional regulator — translated: MKEEIHEKLIALTEEELKIINGDTTVNMSIYSDDEKFIIDSNKLLPKGELIDIRKHTRFIDFPKHKHNYIEFNYVYQGNFTQIIDGKKITLEKGELIFLNQYITHEIVKSGEEDIIINFIVRPEFFDYIISLLDKENIISKFLLTTLYTDYNEGEYLYFKVSQRKDIQILLEKIIMEIYEPSIMSKATIKLLVGLLLVELIKNSQDIEIYSVDNYEKMMIIQTLKYIDEFYNKATLVELSEKLKQPDYKLSKLIKKHTGMTFKELLQERKLSRAVELIKSTNYSVIEIIELVGYENPTYFYKIFKNKFGITPREYKLDLQ